The following coding sequences are from one uncultured Desulfobacter sp. window:
- the acnA gene encoding aconitate hydratase AcnA, protein MDQDKFGSKDQLKLSSATAQFYRLETLEKQGIGNISSLPFSIKILLEQTLRNLDYFQVNEEDIVALANWEPKQKSDKEIPFKPARVILQDLTGVPALVDLAALRTSMSQLGGNPAVINPKIPVDLIIDHSIQVDSFGQSNSLQLNMEKEFERNRERYEFLKWGQKNFQNMRIFPPGVGIVHQVNLESLANVVQMRDNVCFSDTVVGTDSHTPMVNGLGVLGWGVGGIEAESVMLGQPIYMQIPQVVGFKLTGKMGPGTTATDLVFRIVQILREVGVVEKFVEFYGDGLSGLSLADRATISNMAPEYGATMGFFPTDDETLAYLKETGRTPEIIERVEIYCKEQGLFRTDGMTAPQFSEEIELDLSTIEPSLAGPKRPMDRIGLSSMKSTWEKTLTAPVGPQGYELKENELSAQAEITPSDSEEPFTLAHGSVVLAAITSCTNTSNPSVMIAAGLLAQKAVEKGLKTKPWVKTSLAPGSRVVTDYLEKSKLDKFLEQLGFFTVGYGCTSCIGNSGPLSEPITKAITDNDLVVASVLSGNRNFEGRVNPHTKANYLASPPLVVAYAIAGTVNTNLAENPLGTDKDGNPVYLKDIWPDTNEIADVISMITPDMYLQRYSNFETLSPLWNEIPTKGDEVYEWDESSTYIRNPPFFVNMSKELKPDSDIVDATVLVKVGDSVTTDHISPAGAIAQKTPAAQYLLDHNIALADFNSYGSRRGNDQVMVRGTFANIRLRNQLAPGTEGGITTYLPTGEQMSIFDAAQKYKEAETPLIVLAGKEYGTGSSRDWAAKGTYLLGVKAVIATSYERIHRSNLLGMGVLPLQFKDGSSHESLNLTGKESYSILGLSDGIKPGMELTLKADDQEIPVLLRLDTPVEIEYYRNGGILHTVLRNFMKEVG, encoded by the coding sequence CTGGACTACTTCCAAGTCAATGAAGAAGATATCGTCGCATTGGCCAACTGGGAGCCCAAACAGAAATCCGACAAAGAGATCCCGTTTAAGCCGGCCCGGGTCATTTTGCAGGACTTGACAGGGGTTCCCGCCCTGGTGGATCTGGCTGCCCTGCGGACATCCATGAGCCAGTTGGGGGGCAATCCTGCGGTGATCAACCCCAAAATACCTGTGGATCTGATTATTGATCACTCCATTCAGGTGGATTCCTTCGGCCAATCAAATTCCCTGCAGCTCAATATGGAAAAGGAATTTGAACGTAACCGGGAAAGATACGAATTTTTGAAATGGGGACAGAAAAACTTCCAGAATATGCGGATATTTCCTCCCGGCGTGGGCATTGTTCACCAGGTGAACCTGGAGTCTTTGGCCAATGTCGTGCAAATGAGAGATAACGTCTGCTTTTCCGACACCGTGGTGGGTACAGATTCCCATACGCCCATGGTCAACGGTCTGGGCGTGCTGGGCTGGGGCGTTGGCGGCATTGAAGCCGAATCCGTCATGCTGGGCCAGCCCATTTATATGCAGATCCCCCAGGTGGTCGGATTCAAGCTGACCGGAAAAATGGGCCCCGGCACCACGGCCACGGACCTGGTTTTCAGGATCGTTCAAATTTTAAGGGAAGTGGGTGTGGTGGAAAAATTTGTTGAATTCTATGGCGACGGCCTTTCAGGCCTCAGCCTTGCCGACAGGGCCACCATCTCAAACATGGCCCCTGAGTACGGGGCAACCATGGGTTTTTTCCCCACGGATGATGAGACCCTGGCATATCTGAAAGAGACCGGCAGAACGCCTGAGATCATTGAACGGGTTGAAATTTACTGCAAAGAGCAGGGGCTTTTCAGAACCGACGGCATGACCGCCCCACAATTTTCCGAGGAAATTGAGCTGGATCTTTCAACCATCGAACCCTCCCTGGCAGGTCCCAAACGGCCGATGGATCGCATCGGATTGTCGAGCATGAAGTCAACATGGGAAAAAACCCTGACCGCACCTGTCGGCCCCCAGGGGTATGAGTTAAAAGAGAATGAACTGTCTGCCCAGGCAGAGATCACCCCGTCCGACTCGGAAGAACCCTTTACCCTGGCCCACGGCTCTGTTGTTCTGGCGGCCATCACCTCCTGCACCAACACCAGCAATCCGTCCGTCATGATCGCCGCCGGGTTACTGGCCCAAAAAGCGGTGGAAAAGGGGCTGAAAACCAAACCATGGGTCAAAACATCCCTGGCACCCGGCTCAAGGGTTGTCACCGATTACCTGGAAAAATCAAAACTTGATAAATTTTTAGAACAACTTGGATTTTTTACGGTCGGGTATGGCTGTACAAGCTGTATCGGCAATTCCGGTCCCCTGTCGGAACCGATCACCAAAGCCATAACAGACAACGACCTGGTCGTTGCATCTGTACTCTCGGGCAACCGGAATTTTGAAGGCAGAGTCAATCCGCACACAAAAGCCAATTATCTGGCAAGCCCGCCGCTTGTTGTGGCCTATGCCATCGCAGGAACAGTCAATACCAACCTTGCGGAAAATCCCCTGGGAACGGATAAGGACGGTAACCCGGTCTACCTGAAAGATATCTGGCCGGATACAAACGAAATTGCAGACGTCATCTCGATGATCACCCCGGACATGTATCTACAGCGGTACAGCAATTTTGAAACCCTGTCTCCGCTCTGGAACGAAATCCCCACCAAGGGCGATGAGGTGTATGAATGGGATGAATCCTCAACCTATATCAGAAATCCGCCCTTCTTCGTGAACATGAGCAAGGAGTTGAAACCCGACAGTGATATTGTGGACGCCACGGTCCTGGTTAAGGTTGGAGATTCGGTCACCACCGACCATATTTCACCGGCCGGCGCCATCGCACAAAAGACACCGGCAGCACAATATCTGCTTGATCACAACATTGCCCTGGCAGATTTTAATTCATATGGGTCGAGAAGGGGCAATGACCAGGTGATGGTCCGGGGCACCTTTGCCAATATCCGCTTGAGAAACCAGCTTGCACCCGGCACCGAAGGCGGTATCACCACATATCTTCCCACCGGTGAACAGATGTCAATTTTTGACGCGGCCCAAAAATATAAAGAGGCCGAAACGCCCTTGATTGTTCTGGCCGGAAAGGAATACGGCACCGGTTCTTCACGGGATTGGGCGGCCAAGGGGACGTATCTGTTAGGCGTCAAAGCGGTGATTGCCACCAGCTACGAAAGGATTCACAGATCCAACCTCCTGGGCATGGGCGTTTTACCCCTGCAGTTTAAAGACGGCAGCTCGCACGAGTCTTTGAACCTGACCGGTAAAGAATCCTATTCCATTTTAGGACTCAGTGACGGTATCAAACCCGGCATGGAATTGACGCTGAAAGCGGATGACCAGGAAATTCCGGTGCTGCTTAGATTGGACACCCCCGTGGAAATTGAATACTATCGAAACGGCGGGATTCTGCATACCGTATTAAGGAACTTCATGAAAGAGGTAGGCTAA
- a CDS encoding saccharopine dehydrogenase C-terminal domain-containing protein: MNEKSPTCGLHPGRFSFKYRVFVQIIVKETPMKNILILGAGLVSRPGVVFLLENNFKVTVASRTLEKAQRIVQGFENGTACQLVVEEQDALDALVKQHDIIVSLLPWTLHLTVAKTCLKFDKFMATTSYVSDDMRALDADVKAKNLLFLNEIGVDPGIDHMSAMQVIDKVHDQGGKIRHFYSICGGLPAPEDNDNPFGYKFSWSPKGVVLASRNAARFLKNDKVIDIKGEDLFLNYRVETVEGLGKFEVYPNRNSLPYKEIYGLKDALTIMRGTYRNIGWCDTLKKIVDLGLVDDTPRPSLSNISYKQMMADIAGVMASGDVVAAVAEKAGLEKEHFVIRNMEWLGLFSNEKMPDLNNRLDILSEKLMEKLPYKPGEKDMLLLRHTFIVENADESQSTITSTLIDYGIPNGDSSMARTVSLPLGIGIKLMAEGKIDLTGVQIPTKKEIYEPVLEGLAALNIKMTEKIV, encoded by the coding sequence TTGAACGAAAAGTCACCCACCTGCGGCTTGCATCCGGGGCGCTTTTCGTTTAAATACAGAGTTTTTGTTCAGATAATAGTTAAGGAAACACCCATGAAAAACATATTGATACTGGGCGCAGGCCTGGTGAGCAGACCCGGCGTGGTCTTTTTGCTGGAAAATAATTTTAAGGTCACAGTGGCCTCAAGAACCCTTGAAAAGGCGCAAAGAATCGTCCAGGGGTTTGAGAACGGGACCGCCTGCCAGCTTGTAGTGGAAGAGCAGGACGCCCTGGATGCACTGGTAAAACAACATGACATCATCGTCAGCCTTCTGCCCTGGACCCTGCACCTCACTGTGGCCAAAACCTGCCTGAAATTTGATAAATTTATGGCCACAACCTCCTATGTGAGTGATGATATGCGCGCCCTGGATGCCGATGTCAAAGCCAAAAATCTGCTGTTCCTAAATGAAATCGGCGTGGACCCCGGCATTGACCATATGTCCGCCATGCAGGTCATTGACAAGGTCCACGACCAGGGGGGCAAAATCCGTCATTTCTATTCCATCTGCGGCGGCCTGCCGGCGCCCGAAGACAATGACAATCCCTTTGGCTACAAATTTTCATGGAGCCCCAAAGGGGTGGTTCTGGCCTCCAGGAATGCGGCCCGTTTCCTTAAAAATGATAAAGTTATCGACATCAAGGGAGAGGATCTGTTCCTCAACTACCGTGTGGAGACTGTGGAAGGGTTAGGCAAGTTTGAAGTCTATCCCAACAGAAATTCCCTGCCCTACAAGGAAATTTACGGATTAAAGGATGCCCTGACCATTATGCGTGGGACCTACCGGAACATCGGCTGGTGCGATACCCTTAAAAAAATTGTGGATTTAGGCCTGGTGGATGATACCCCAAGACCCTCCTTGTCCAATATCTCCTACAAACAGATGATGGCTGATATTGCCGGGGTGATGGCCAGTGGCGATGTGGTGGCAGCCGTTGCCGAAAAAGCCGGGCTGGAGAAAGAGCATTTCGTGATCCGGAATATGGAATGGCTGGGATTGTTCTCAAACGAGAAAATGCCTGACTTGAACAACCGCCTGGATATTCTCAGTGAAAAATTGATGGAAAAACTGCCGTATAAGCCCGGCGAGAAGGATATGCTTTTGCTGCGCCACACTTTTATTGTGGAAAATGCGGATGAAAGTCAATCCACCATCACTTCCACTTTGATTGATTACGGTATTCCCAATGGGGATTCGTCAATGGCAAGAACCGTGAGCCTGCCGCTGGGTATCGGGATCAAGCTCATGGCCGAAGGTAAAATTGACCTGACAGGGGTCCAGATTCCCACCAAAAAAGAGATCTACGAACCTGTATTAGAGGGGCTTGCCGCTCTGAACATCAAAATGACGGAAAAGATAGTGTAG
- a CDS encoding bifunctional lysine ketoglutarate reductase /saccharopine dehydrogenase family protein, whose amino-acid sequence MKKYLGIRREDKNKWERRVPLIPEDVKELKDRFGIEAVVQPSTLRIYTDDEFEKNEAIVQEDLSGVDTVFAVKEIPVDLLAQGKTYIFFSHTIKGQPYNMGLLQRLVDLKCNLIDYERIVNEKNQRLIFFGAHAGYAGMIETLFAFAQKAAQKGIQSPLDGIKQAYAYDSLDDAKAHIKTIGAQIAGQGLPEEMAPLVVGFAGYGNVSQGAQLILDILPVKEITPDQITQVREQASPDRHHIYKVVFKEADMVTPMDGAFNLQDYYDHPEKYRSIMDGFLPQMDILVNCIYWTEDYPRLVTAKGLQDAADKPSKLSVIGDISCDIEGSIEITKDATMPDNACFTYLPGTDTFEDGITKDGITVMAIDNLPCEFSKESSMFFSQVLKGFASDIVTADFETSFQDLVLPYAIKKALILHKGQLTPDYEYMKNFI is encoded by the coding sequence ATGAAAAAATACCTCGGTATTCGAAGAGAGGACAAGAACAAATGGGAACGACGGGTTCCGCTGATTCCTGAAGATGTAAAAGAGCTTAAAGACCGGTTCGGCATTGAGGCTGTGGTTCAGCCCTCAACGCTCAGGATTTACACGGATGATGAATTTGAAAAAAACGAGGCGATTGTCCAGGAAGACTTAAGCGGGGTTGATACGGTTTTTGCCGTAAAAGAGATCCCGGTGGATCTGCTTGCCCAGGGCAAAACCTATATCTTTTTTTCCCATACCATTAAAGGACAGCCTTATAATATGGGCCTGCTCCAACGGCTGGTGGATCTTAAATGCAATCTCATTGACTACGAACGCATCGTCAATGAAAAGAATCAGAGATTGATCTTTTTCGGTGCCCATGCAGGCTATGCCGGTATGATCGAGACCCTGTTCGCCTTTGCACAAAAGGCAGCCCAAAAGGGAATTCAATCCCCCCTTGATGGGATAAAACAGGCCTATGCGTACGACTCCTTGGATGATGCTAAAGCCCATATTAAAACCATCGGAGCGCAGATTGCAGGCCAGGGGCTGCCCGAAGAGATGGCCCCGCTTGTGGTCGGCTTTGCCGGATACGGGAATGTGTCCCAGGGGGCCCAGCTGATCCTGGATATTCTTCCGGTCAAAGAGATTACACCGGACCAGATCACCCAGGTCCGGGAACAGGCCAGCCCGGATCGCCACCACATTTATAAAGTGGTATTCAAGGAAGCTGACATGGTTACCCCCATGGACGGTGCGTTCAATCTCCAGGACTACTATGACCATCCTGAAAAATACCGGTCCATCATGGACGGTTTTCTGCCCCAAATGGACATCCTGGTCAATTGCATTTACTGGACCGAGGATTATCCCAGACTTGTGACCGCCAAAGGACTTCAGGATGCTGCCGACAAACCCTCCAAACTTTCGGTCATCGGGGACATCAGTTGTGATATAGAAGGTTCCATTGAAATCACAAAAGATGCCACCATGCCGGACAACGCCTGTTTTACATACCTGCCCGGAACCGATACCTTTGAAGACGGCATCACCAAGGACGGGATTACGGTCATGGCCATTGACAACCTGCCCTGTGAGTTTTCAAAAGAGTCCTCCATGTTCTTTTCCCAAGTATTGAAGGGATTTGCGTCGGATATTGTCACAGCCGATTTTGAAACTTCTTTTCAGGATCTGGTACTGCCCTATGCCATCAAAAAAGCACTGATCCTTCACAAAGGCCAGCTCACCCCGGACTACGAATACATGAAAAATTTTATTTAG
- a CDS encoding 4Fe-4S binding protein — MTGYPANDSKGVYMRWKWSPRQWVQHLFLGIVVFSGIRFYLFAASLERGVMPGFHRPDSVDAFLPISALLSFRHLISTHTFPDIHPAGLVIFLIICGSALLVRRGFCAWVCPVGLISDYLDRLNAKLFRHPPVMPRWLDLVLGAIKYILAAFFIFQIFFVMPQVGIEGFLNSSANRFADLKMLWFFTHITPVAFGVILLLVLLSVLFRRFWCRYLCPYGALLGAIGFLSPARVHRNPDRCVGCKKCDRHCPGLISVSTKTTVRSPECLGCLNCVSHCPEKEALSFSYFPGGAGVGPGVVAGIFLIIFSLGIGAAMLTGHWQTRIPADQYLAFAAQHKTGQAFNRQAARSQTDAAKMRRIMMEMRERKTRSLAAKLHEPGPDGKKQQSLGVN, encoded by the coding sequence TTGACCGGCTACCCCGCCAATGATTCAAAGGGCGTGTATATGAGATGGAAATGGTCGCCCAGGCAATGGGTGCAGCACCTGTTTCTGGGTATTGTAGTATTTAGCGGTATTCGGTTTTATTTGTTTGCGGCAAGCCTTGAACGAGGCGTTATGCCGGGATTCCATCGGCCTGACAGCGTGGATGCGTTTTTGCCCATCAGCGCGCTGCTCAGTTTTCGGCATTTAATCTCCACCCACACTTTCCCTGACATTCATCCGGCAGGCCTTGTGATTTTTTTGATCATCTGCGGCTCTGCCCTGCTTGTCCGGCGGGGATTTTGCGCCTGGGTCTGTCCGGTGGGACTGATCAGCGATTACCTTGACCGGCTCAACGCAAAGTTGTTCCGGCATCCGCCGGTTATGCCCCGGTGGCTGGACCTGGTGCTTGGAGCCATTAAATATATCCTGGCGGCTTTTTTCATCTTTCAAATTTTTTTCGTGATGCCCCAGGTCGGGATTGAGGGCTTTTTAAACAGCAGTGCCAACCGGTTCGCCGATTTAAAAATGCTCTGGTTCTTTACACACATCACACCGGTGGCCTTTGGCGTTATCTTGCTGCTGGTGCTGCTGTCCGTTCTTTTTCGAAGGTTTTGGTGCCGGTATCTTTGTCCCTATGGTGCCCTGTTGGGTGCCATCGGATTTCTCAGTCCGGCGCGGGTGCATCGAAACCCTGACCGGTGTGTCGGGTGCAAAAAATGTGACCGCCACTGCCCCGGCTTGATTTCGGTCAGCACTAAAACAACGGTTCGCTCTCCGGAGTGTCTGGGCTGTTTGAACTGCGTTTCCCATTGTCCTGAAAAAGAAGCCCTCTCTTTTTCGTATTTTCCTGGTGGGGCAGGCGTTGGCCCCGGCGTTGTGGCGGGCATTTTTCTGATCATTTTCAGCCTTGGTATCGGTGCCGCCATGCTCACCGGTCACTGGCAGACCCGGATCCCGGCAGACCAGTATCTTGCTTTTGCCGCCCAGCACAAAACCGGGCAGGCGTTTAACCGGCAGGCGGCCCGGTCACAGACCGATGCGGCTAAAATGCGGCGTATCATGATGGAGATGCGTGAACGAAAAACGCGATCGTTAGCTGCCAAGCTGCATGAGCCCGGTCCCGATGGAAAGAAACAGCAAAGCTTGGGCGTAAACTGA
- a CDS encoding CPBP family intramembrane glutamic endopeptidase: MNSKQATLAAFSVAKTEQKINIHGQGAAQIRASYRSLFLLLFLCHAPVALIWLKLIPFAYRFFVCFCALAALVWFCVSRQYSLAELGFRTDNLQSSLIWNLFFCVAGGIGLILMQKAGGARPQFQTTPVYVYLFYFFFLGPVQELFFRGILFLEIKRIPGLGNRFFLCISTLSFCFLHIIYNHPPLLVMAMVSGLAWGIIFIKRPNIWGVALSHSLLGTLAMVLYLI, translated from the coding sequence ATGAACTCAAAACAAGCGACATTGGCTGCTTTCTCCGTTGCCAAGACAGAACAGAAAATTAACATCCATGGGCAGGGCGCAGCTCAAATTCGTGCCTCCTACCGGTCTCTTTTTTTGCTGCTCTTCCTTTGCCATGCCCCGGTAGCCCTTATCTGGCTGAAACTTATTCCCTTTGCGTATCGGTTCTTTGTCTGCTTTTGTGCATTGGCCGCGCTGGTTTGGTTTTGTGTGTCCCGGCAGTACAGCCTTGCGGAACTGGGATTTCGAACGGATAATCTGCAAAGTTCCTTGATCTGGAATTTGTTTTTCTGTGTGGCCGGCGGCATCGGGCTTATCTTGATGCAGAAAGCCGGGGGGGCGCGTCCACAGTTTCAGACTACCCCTGTTTATGTGTATCTGTTTTACTTTTTCTTTTTAGGACCTGTCCAGGAACTGTTTTTCAGGGGGATTTTATTTTTGGAAATCAAGCGGATACCCGGATTGGGAAACCGTTTTTTTCTATGCATATCCACCTTGTCTTTTTGTTTCCTGCATATCATTTACAACCATCCGCCCCTGCTCGTTATGGCGATGGTCAGCGGGCTTGCCTGGGGAATCATATTCATCAAAAGACCCAATATCTGGGGTGTTGCACTTTCCCACTCCCTTTTGGGGACCCTTGCCATGGTTCTCTACCTGATTTAA
- a CDS encoding iron ABC transporter permease: MTKFLVGPGTLILTLAGTGLCCIQIGSCQVPFFMVVKTISSHLLHWPDPATIPALNHTIIWEIRLPRTLLAMAVGVCLSVSGVVFQGCFRNPLVEPYVLGASSGAAFGAALGIVFPAFFLSVQIMAFVFSALAVAMAYTMARTGPDTPVVTLVLSGIITGSVFAALVGLLKYLAQDTALREIVFWLMGGFYYAGWQEVRILFAVAAVGLCIVWISGWQLNVLSMGEEEAKSLGINPGRTQFTLISLATLMTAAAVSATGIIAWVGLMIPHGARLVTGPDHRRVVPVSAVLGAIYLIICDTLARTLTTAEIPIGIITSLVGAPYLFYLVRTRGGQMFGR; this comes from the coding sequence TTGACTAAATTCCTGGTCGGACCAGGAACACTGATCCTTACGCTGGCCGGGACAGGGCTTTGCTGCATTCAAATCGGCTCCTGCCAAGTTCCTTTTTTTATGGTCGTCAAAACCATTTCATCCCATCTGCTGCACTGGCCTGACCCGGCCACCATTCCGGCGTTGAATCACACCATTATCTGGGAGATCCGGCTTCCCCGAACGCTTCTGGCCATGGCCGTGGGCGTGTGTCTCTCTGTTTCCGGCGTGGTATTCCAGGGCTGTTTCAGGAACCCGCTTGTGGAACCCTATGTCCTGGGAGCCTCTTCTGGCGCGGCCTTTGGCGCGGCATTGGGCATTGTATTCCCGGCATTTTTTCTCTCGGTTCAGATCATGGCCTTTGTGTTTTCGGCCCTGGCCGTGGCCATGGCGTATACCATGGCCCGAACCGGACCGGACACCCCGGTGGTCACCCTGGTCCTTTCGGGCATTATCACAGGCTCGGTGTTTGCCGCCCTGGTTGGCCTGCTCAAATACCTGGCCCAGGATACGGCCCTGCGGGAAATTGTGTTCTGGCTCATGGGGGGATTCTACTATGCCGGATGGCAGGAGGTCAGAATACTGTTTGCAGTCGCAGCCGTAGGGCTATGCATTGTCTGGATCTCGGGCTGGCAGCTCAATGTGCTGTCCATGGGGGAGGAAGAGGCCAAAAGCCTTGGCATCAACCCGGGCCGGACCCAGTTCACGCTCATCAGCCTTGCCACCCTCATGACGGCAGCTGCGGTCTCGGCCACAGGCATCATTGCCTGGGTGGGCCTGATGATCCCCCATGGGGCCAGACTTGTGACCGGCCCGGACCATCGCCGGGTGGTGCCGGTATCCGCTGTCCTGGGCGCGATCTACCTTATTATATGCGATACCCTGGCCCGGACATTGACCACGGCTGAAATTCCCATCGGCATCATCACCTCCCTGGTGGGAGCGCCCTATCTGTTTTACCTGGTCAGAACCCGGGGCGGGCAGATGTTTGGAAGATAA
- a CDS encoding ABC transporter ATP-binding protein codes for MLKVNDLTFSYGRHRVLEDISFHVKKRELCALFGPNGTGKTTLFRCCLNFLSPDSGTVRINGMDIRRLKSRQMARSVAYVPQAHQCAFPFTVGQVVLMGRTPHLNRFFTPGAKDRKLADHAMQVLDIHHLADTAFNQLSGGQQQMVLIARAIAQETGLIFLDEPAAALDFKNQIRLWQTLQHIVEQGTAILACTHDPNHVSWFCHSTVVLDKSGLVAKGSTGQVMTQEMMNRIYKDTCQVKEVNGLKIMVPGTMDTQPTNVVAFPGNSKGIRRQ; via the coding sequence ATGCTCAAAGTCAACGATCTTACCTTTTCATACGGCAGACACCGTGTGCTCGAAGATATCAGTTTCCACGTCAAAAAAAGGGAATTATGCGCCCTGTTCGGGCCCAACGGTACGGGCAAAACCACCCTGTTCAGATGCTGCCTTAACTTTCTAAGCCCGGACAGCGGTACCGTCCGGATCAACGGCATGGATATCCGCAGGCTCAAATCAAGACAGATGGCCAGATCTGTGGCCTACGTGCCCCAGGCCCACCAGTGTGCATTTCCCTTTACCGTCGGCCAGGTGGTTCTCATGGGCCGAACCCCGCATCTGAACCGCTTTTTTACCCCAGGGGCCAAGGACCGTAAGCTCGCAGATCACGCCATGCAGGTCTTGGACATCCATCACCTGGCGGACACAGCCTTTAACCAGCTTTCCGGGGGCCAGCAGCAGATGGTTCTCATTGCCAGGGCCATTGCCCAGGAGACCGGGCTGATATTTCTGGATGAACCGGCTGCGGCCCTGGATTTTAAAAACCAGATTCGCCTGTGGCAGACACTTCAACACATCGTGGAACAGGGAACCGCCATTCTGGCCTGTACCCACGATCCCAACCATGTCTCCTGGTTCTGCCATTCCACGGTGGTTCTGGACAAATCGGGACTTGTTGCCAAGGGTTCCACCGGACAGGTCATGACCCAAGAGATGATGAACCGCATCTATAAAGACACCTGCCAGGTCAAAGAGGTAAATGGACTTAAAATCATGGTGCCCGGAACTATGGACACACAACCCACCAATGTTGTTGCATTCCCCGGCAACTCAAAAGGAATACGCCGCCAATGA
- a CDS encoding ABC transporter substrate-binding protein, which produces MTHKPVFYFTALLIIVLSWASPLGAAPTKTLTITDFEGRQIKIPTQIKRVVTISDGMIAGVMTSLGQAEKIVGIGSPCLPKIWEYDIPATTGAAHEYREGMNPVFFLNPFLADLPLVSHFGSGINFEAIAKLTPDLIIVRTGSCSLAASKDILAKNIRLLSSLGAPLVVLHGPNTFDRPDISSLSREIMLLGQVFQKQARAKEVADFLLSSVNDIKARTADIPADQQKRVLMLGLSPTARENGGAGHVKGEKTIQTYLLNEFAHARNAFSGTGAWNILNAEQLISLDPDLIVLVTAWGYHPPEELYDAPYYKNLRHMRAVKNKTVTALPWTPCNCEKRLEYPIDVMVMARAAYPERFTDIDFCRWLHQFYMTVYGVSRDTAAQLVSCQWMDWACKGENK; this is translated from the coding sequence ATGACACATAAACCTGTTTTTTATTTTACTGCACTTTTGATCATCGTCTTATCATGGGCCAGCCCGTTAGGGGCGGCACCGACAAAAACGCTCACCATCACTGATTTTGAAGGTCGGCAGATAAAAATCCCGACACAAATCAAACGGGTGGTCACCATCAGTGACGGCATGATCGCCGGTGTCATGACAAGTCTTGGACAGGCAGAAAAAATTGTGGGCATCGGGTCGCCCTGCCTGCCCAAAATCTGGGAATATGACATTCCCGCCACCACAGGTGCGGCCCATGAATACAGAGAAGGAATGAACCCCGTATTCTTTCTCAATCCATTTTTAGCAGATCTGCCCCTGGTCAGCCATTTTGGTTCGGGCATCAATTTTGAGGCCATTGCCAAGCTGACCCCGGACCTGATTATCGTGCGCACAGGGTCCTGTTCCTTGGCCGCCTCAAAGGATATTCTTGCCAAAAACATCCGGCTTTTATCTTCCCTGGGCGCGCCTTTGGTGGTGCTCCATGGACCTAACACCTTTGACCGGCCGGACATCAGCAGTTTAAGCCGGGAAATCATGCTGTTGGGCCAGGTATTTCAAAAACAGGCCCGGGCAAAGGAAGTGGCGGACTTTCTTTTATCATCGGTCAACGATATCAAAGCCCGGACAGCGGATATCCCGGCAGACCAGCAAAAGCGGGTGCTGATGCTCGGGCTCTCGCCCACGGCCCGGGAAAACGGCGGCGCCGGACACGTCAAAGGTGAGAAAACCATCCAGACCTATCTGCTCAACGAATTTGCCCATGCCAGAAATGCGTTTTCCGGCACAGGGGCCTGGAATATTCTCAATGCCGAGCAGCTTATCTCCCTGGACCCGGATCTCATTGTACTGGTTACGGCCTGGGGATATCATCCGCCCGAGGAGCTGTATGACGCCCCATACTACAAAAACCTGCGTCACATGCGGGCCGTAAAAAACAAAACCGTCACCGCCCTGCCCTGGACCCCATGTAACTGCGAAAAACGCCTGGAATATCCCATTGATGTAATGGTCATGGCCCGGGCCGCATACCCGGAACGTTTCACGGACATCGATTTTTGCCGCTGGCTTCACCAGTTTTATATGACGGTTTACGGTGTAAGCCGGGATACGGCCGCCCAACTTGTATCCTGTCAGTGGATGGACTGGGCCTGTAAAGGAGAGAATAAATGA